A window of Komagataeibacter medellinensis NBRC 3288 contains these coding sequences:
- a CDS encoding ABC1 kinase family protein — MNWSVSDVADERNIDNTGLFGEFRRMVRTSGTVGGIAARIAGHKMGFRSNQSIHAEDLKSVLGGLKGPLMKGAQLLSTIPGAIPEEYAKELAQLQANAPPMGWNFVRRRMSAELGPNWERNFRSFNREASAAASLGQVHRAVLPDGREVACKLQYPDMKSTVESDLRQFRMAVGLFYKLDSTICQDDVLDELQDRLYEELDYQREAANMRLYHLMLAEFPDVTVPQPIDSLCTQRLLTMEWVNGRGIQKVLDTNPTQEERNRMARALFRAWYAPLYRYGVIHGDPHMGNFTVRDDYGINLLDFGAIRIFPSRFVQGIIDLHKAIETDDEDLAMHAYAAWGFVNLSRDTVRVLNEWARFIYGPLLDDRERFIQEDNDPQYGRAVAERVYNGLKRTGGVQPPREFVLVDRSAVGLGSVFLRLKAKVNWHQLFQEVAADFNEAALAHRQVDALREARVPQPLGARV; from the coding sequence ATGAACTGGAGCGTGTCTGACGTGGCGGATGAACGGAATATCGACAATACCGGCCTGTTTGGTGAATTCCGCCGCATGGTGCGCACGTCCGGCACGGTCGGCGGCATTGCCGCGCGCATTGCCGGGCATAAAATGGGCTTCCGCTCCAACCAGTCCATTCATGCCGAGGATCTGAAAAGCGTGCTGGGCGGGCTGAAGGGCCCGCTCATGAAGGGCGCGCAGCTTCTCTCCACCATTCCCGGCGCGATCCCTGAGGAATATGCCAAGGAACTGGCGCAGCTTCAGGCCAATGCGCCGCCCATGGGGTGGAACTTTGTCCGCCGCCGCATGTCTGCCGAACTGGGGCCGAACTGGGAGCGTAATTTTCGCTCCTTCAACCGCGAAGCCTCGGCTGCGGCCAGTCTGGGACAGGTGCATCGCGCGGTGCTGCCCGATGGGCGGGAGGTTGCGTGCAAGCTGCAGTACCCGGACATGAAATCCACGGTCGAATCTGACCTGCGCCAGTTCCGCATGGCGGTGGGCCTGTTCTATAAACTCGACAGCACGATCTGCCAGGATGACGTGCTGGATGAATTGCAGGACCGGCTGTACGAGGAGCTGGATTACCAGCGCGAGGCCGCGAATATGCGGCTCTACCACCTGATGCTGGCTGAATTCCCGGATGTAACCGTTCCCCAGCCGATTGATAGCCTGTGCACCCAGCGCCTGCTGACCATGGAATGGGTCAATGGGCGCGGCATCCAGAAAGTACTGGATACCAACCCCACGCAGGAAGAGCGCAACCGCATGGCGCGTGCCCTGTTCCGCGCGTGGTATGCGCCACTGTACCGCTATGGTGTCATTCATGGCGACCCGCATATGGGTAACTTCACCGTGCGCGATGATTACGGCATCAACCTGCTGGATTTCGGCGCCATCCGGATTTTCCCCTCACGTTTCGTGCAGGGCATCATCGACCTGCACAAAGCGATTGAGACGGATGATGAAGATCTGGCGATGCATGCCTACGCGGCATGGGGCTTTGTCAACCTGTCACGCGATACGGTGCGCGTGCTCAATGAATGGGCGCGCTTCATCTATGGTCCACTGCTGGATGACCGTGAGCGCTTCATTCAGGAAGACAATGACCCGCAATATGGTCGCGCCGTGGCGGAACGGGTCTATAACGGCCTCAAGCGCACCGGTGGCGTGCAGCCACCGCGTGAATTCGTGCTGGTGGACCGCTCCGCCGTGGGGCTTGGCAGCGTGTTCCTGCGGTTGAAGGCCAAGGTGAACTGGCACCAGTTGTTTCAGGAAGTGGCAGCGGACTTCAACGAAGCAGCACTGGCTCACCGGCAGGTCGATGCCCTGCGTGAAGCCCGCGTGCCGCAGCCACTGGGCGCACGGGTGTAA
- the gltB gene encoding glutamate synthase large subunit translates to MMDQFENQPTDFVQEWQDNAQAISGLYTPADEHDACGVGMVAALDGKPRRDVVEAGIAALKAVWHRGAVDADGKTGDGAGIHVEIPQDFFADAIHAGGAESGVDSQIAVGMIFLPKTDIAAQERCRQIIESEILAFGYSIYGWRQVPINTDCIGEKANATRPEIEQILIRNLPGSDEAEFERDLYVIRRKIEKSAIANQVDLYVCSLSCRSLIYKGMFLAEHLTEFYPDLLDPRFVSRFAIYHQRYSTNTFPTWKLAQPFRRLAHNGEINTISGNVNWMKSHETRLADPILDPYMDDLKPVVQAQGSDTACFDNVFELLTFAGRDAPMARCLMVPASMGGNSAMPQRHKDMYSYCNAVMEPWDGPAAICATDGRWMVAGLDRSGLRPLRYTVTGSGLLIVGSETGMVKVPEADIVSRGRLGPGQSLALDLKTAKLYSNEELLDELSGRQDFSAWVKHTQEISSIVRPDGSEPVLYDAEMLRRRQLAVGLTLEDLETILQPMVETASEAIGSMGDDTPLAVLSSRYRGLAHYFRQAFSQVTNPPIDSLRETRVMSLVTRLGNLGNILEESESQCDLLQLPSPVLTTGEFQALVEFCGKNACIIDCTFPAAEGEAGLRAAIARIRAEAEDRVRQGCTHVFLTDEHQSGERAYIPMILATAAVHTHLVRQSLRTFTSLNVRSAGALDVHAIAVTIGVGATTVNPYLAQESIADRHRRGLFGKLTLSESVERYRKAVNKGLLKIMSKMGISIVASYRGGYNFEAIGLSRALTAEFFPGMPSRISGIGLTGIARNVLSFHHKAWNRQVETLSVGGRYKLRRSGEVHAFDGNLIHMLQTAVGTGSFSIYQRYADAVRRLPPVALRDLLDFRGGRTPIPVESVESITELRKRLIAPGISLGALSPEAHETLSIAMNRIGAKSDSGEGGEDPARAKPRPNGDNASSAIKQIASGRFGVTAQYLNDCREIEIKMAQGAKPGEGGQLPGFKVTGLIAKLRHATEGVTLISPPPHHDIYSIEDLAQLIYDLKQINPEATVTVKLVARSGIGTIAAGVAKAKADAILISGHSGGTGASPQSSVKYAGMPWELGLAEAHQVLMLNRLRHRVKLRTDGGLKTGRDVVIAAMLGAEEFGIGTASLVAMGCIMVRQCHSNTCPVGVCVQDEELRKKFEGTPEKVINLFSFIAEDVRNILASLGFTTLNEIIGRTDLLHQVLRGADYLDDLDLNSLLAQADPGPYGRYCTREGRNEVPETLDAQMIADARPLFDHGEKMQLQYNVQNTHRAIGTRISSLIVRQFGMSTLAPGHLTVRLRGSAGQSLGAFAVQGLKLEVLGDANDYVGKGLSGATIVVRTSPSSSLVSNENAIVGNTVLYGATAGALYAAGQAGERFAVRNSGATAVVEGCGSNGCEYMTGGTVVILGEIGDNFGAGFTGGMAFVYDVSGTFAERVNPDTVMWCRVQDPKWEAVLREQVEIHARETGSRYAELLLHNWDRTLPRFWHVVPTEYARVIGFEAPAMARGA, encoded by the coding sequence ATGATGGATCAGTTTGAAAACCAGCCCACCGATTTCGTTCAGGAATGGCAGGACAATGCACAGGCTATTTCTGGCCTGTACACCCCTGCCGATGAACATGACGCCTGTGGCGTGGGCATGGTCGCAGCCCTTGATGGCAAGCCGCGCCGCGACGTGGTGGAGGCCGGTATTGCGGCGCTGAAGGCCGTATGGCACCGAGGCGCTGTCGATGCCGATGGCAAGACCGGCGATGGTGCTGGCATCCATGTCGAGATCCCGCAGGACTTCTTTGCCGATGCAATCCATGCCGGCGGTGCGGAAAGCGGTGTGGACAGCCAGATCGCGGTGGGCATGATCTTCCTGCCCAAGACCGATATCGCGGCACAGGAACGCTGCCGCCAGATCATCGAAAGCGAGATTCTCGCCTTCGGTTACAGCATCTATGGCTGGCGCCAGGTGCCCATCAATACTGACTGTATTGGTGAGAAGGCCAATGCCACCCGTCCCGAAATCGAGCAGATCCTGATCCGCAACCTGCCCGGCAGTGACGAGGCCGAGTTCGAGCGCGACCTGTATGTGATCCGTCGCAAGATCGAGAAAAGTGCCATCGCCAATCAGGTGGACCTGTATGTCTGTTCGCTGTCGTGCCGGTCGCTAATCTACAAGGGCATGTTCCTGGCCGAACACCTGACGGAATTCTATCCCGACCTGCTCGACCCGCGTTTTGTCAGTCGCTTCGCCATCTATCACCAGCGGTACTCGACCAACACCTTCCCCACATGGAAGCTGGCGCAGCCCTTCCGCAGGCTGGCCCATAATGGTGAGATCAACACCATTTCCGGCAACGTCAACTGGATGAAAAGCCACGAGACCCGTCTGGCCGATCCCATCCTTGACCCGTACATGGATGACCTCAAGCCCGTGGTGCAGGCACAGGGATCGGATACGGCATGTTTTGACAACGTGTTCGAATTGCTGACCTTCGCCGGTCGTGATGCGCCCATGGCGCGCTGCCTGATGGTGCCGGCCAGCATGGGCGGCAATTCCGCCATGCCGCAGCGGCACAAGGACATGTATTCTTACTGCAACGCCGTGATGGAACCGTGGGATGGCCCGGCCGCCATCTGCGCGACCGACGGACGGTGGATGGTTGCGGGTCTTGACCGCAGTGGCCTGCGCCCGCTGCGCTATACCGTGACCGGTAGCGGCCTGCTAATCGTGGGGTCCGAGACGGGCATGGTGAAGGTGCCCGAAGCCGATATCGTCAGCCGTGGCCGCCTTGGGCCGGGGCAGTCGCTTGCACTCGACCTGAAAACCGCGAAGCTGTACAGCAACGAGGAACTGCTCGATGAACTGTCGGGTCGGCAGGACTTCTCGGCCTGGGTCAAGCATACGCAGGAAATTTCCTCCATTGTCCGCCCCGATGGCAGCGAACCCGTGCTGTATGATGCCGAGATGCTGCGCCGCCGGCAGTTGGCCGTTGGCCTGACGCTGGAAGACCTTGAAACCATCCTGCAGCCGATGGTGGAAACCGCGTCTGAAGCCATCGGGTCGATGGGCGATGACACACCGCTTGCGGTGCTGTCCAGCCGCTACCGGGGGCTTGCACATTACTTCCGCCAGGCGTTCAGCCAGGTCACCAACCCGCCCATCGACAGCCTGCGCGAGACGCGGGTGATGAGCCTCGTGACCCGCCTTGGCAACCTTGGCAACATTCTTGAGGAAAGCGAGAGCCAGTGCGATCTGCTCCAGCTTCCCTCTCCGGTGCTGACCACGGGTGAGTTCCAGGCGCTGGTCGAGTTCTGTGGCAAGAACGCCTGTATCATCGACTGCACCTTCCCCGCTGCCGAAGGCGAGGCCGGGCTGCGCGCCGCCATCGCGCGCATCCGCGCCGAGGCCGAGGACCGCGTGCGCCAGGGCTGCACCCATGTGTTCCTGACAGATGAGCACCAGTCGGGCGAGCGCGCCTACATCCCCATGATTCTGGCCACGGCGGCGGTGCATACGCATCTTGTACGCCAGTCTCTGCGGACGTTCACTTCGCTCAATGTCCGTTCCGCCGGTGCGTTGGATGTGCATGCGATCGCGGTGACGATCGGGGTGGGGGCGACTACGGTCAACCCGTACCTTGCACAGGAAAGCATTGCCGACCGCCACCGCCGCGGCCTGTTCGGCAAGCTGACGCTGAGCGAGTCGGTGGAGCGCTACCGCAAGGCGGTGAACAAAGGCTTGCTGAAGATCATGTCCAAGATGGGCATTTCCATCGTGGCGTCGTACCGTGGCGGCTACAATTTTGAGGCTATCGGGCTTTCGCGTGCGCTGACGGCGGAATTTTTTCCCGGCATGCCCTCGCGCATTTCCGGTATCGGCCTGACCGGTATCGCGCGTAATGTGCTGAGCTTCCACCACAAGGCGTGGAACAGACAGGTGGAGACGCTTTCCGTCGGTGGGCGCTACAAATTGCGTCGCAGCGGTGAAGTGCATGCGTTTGACGGCAACCTGATCCACATGCTGCAGACAGCGGTGGGCACCGGCAGCTTTTCCATCTACCAGCGTTATGCCGATGCCGTGCGCCGCCTGCCGCCGGTGGCCCTGCGTGACCTGCTGGACTTCCGTGGCGGGCGCACACCCATCCCCGTAGAATCGGTCGAAAGCATTACCGAACTGCGCAAACGTCTGATCGCGCCGGGCATTTCGCTGGGCGCGCTCAGCCCCGAAGCGCATGAAACGCTGTCGATTGCGATGAACCGCATTGGCGCCAAGTCCGATTCGGGTGAGGGTGGTGAAGACCCGGCACGCGCCAAGCCCCGCCCCAATGGGGATAATGCCTCGTCTGCCATCAAGCAGATCGCGTCGGGTCGTTTTGGCGTGACCGCGCAGTACCTTAATGACTGCCGCGAGATCGAGATCAAGATGGCGCAGGGTGCCAAGCCCGGCGAGGGTGGGCAGTTGCCCGGTTTCAAGGTGACCGGCCTGATCGCGAAGCTGCGCCATGCGACCGAAGGCGTGACCCTGATCTCGCCGCCGCCGCATCACGACATCTACTCGATCGAGGATCTGGCGCAGCTCATCTACGATCTCAAGCAGATCAACCCCGAGGCTACCGTGACCGTGAAACTGGTTGCGCGTTCGGGCATCGGCACGATTGCCGCAGGTGTGGCCAAGGCCAAGGCGGATGCGATCCTGATTTCGGGGCATTCCGGTGGCACGGGCGCAAGCCCGCAGTCTTCGGTCAAGTATGCGGGCATGCCGTGGGAACTGGGGCTGGCGGAGGCACATCAGGTACTGATGCTCAACCGTCTGCGCCATCGGGTGAAGCTGCGCACCGATGGCGGCCTGAAAACCGGCCGTGACGTGGTGATCGCCGCCATGCTGGGGGCAGAAGAGTTCGGTATCGGCACGGCCAGCCTCGTGGCTATGGGCTGCATCATGGTGCGTCAGTGCCACTCCAACACCTGCCCCGTGGGCGTGTGCGTGCAGGACGAGGAACTGCGCAAGAAGTTCGAGGGTACACCGGAGAAGGTGATCAACCTGTTCTCCTTCATTGCCGAGGACGTGCGCAATATCCTTGCCTCGCTGGGCTTCACCACGCTTAACGAGATCATCGGTCGCACCGACCTGCTGCATCAGGTGCTGCGCGGGGCGGATTATCTGGATGACCTTGACCTCAATTCGCTGTTGGCCCAGGCCGATCCCGGCCCCTATGGCCGCTACTGCACACGCGAAGGCCGCAACGAGGTGCCCGAGACGCTGGATGCGCAGATGATCGCTGATGCGCGCCCGCTGTTCGATCACGGCGAGAAGATGCAGTTGCAGTACAACGTGCAGAACACGCATCGCGCCATCGGCACGCGCATTTCTTCGCTGATCGTGCGGCAGTTCGGCATGAGCACACTCGCGCCGGGGCACCTGACAGTGCGGTTGCGTGGTTCGGCGGGGCAGTCGCTGGGTGCATTCGCGGTGCAGGGCCTCAAGCTTGAAGTGCTGGGCGATGCGAACGACTATGTGGGCAAGGGTCTTTCGGGGGCGACCATCGTGGTCCGTACCTCGCCGTCTTCCAGCCTTGTGTCGAACGAGAACGCGATTGTCGGCAACACGGTGCTGTATGGCGCGACAGCAGGCGCGCTGTATGCGGCGGGACAGGCGGGTGAGCGCTTTGCGGTGCGTAACTCGGGTGCTACCGCGGTGGTCGAGGGGTGTGGCTCCAACGGCTGTGAATACATGACCGGCGGCACAGTGGTGATCCTGGGGGAAATTGGCGACAATTTCGGCGCGGGCTTCACCGGTGGCATGGCCTTCGTCTATGATGTCAGCGGCACCTTTGCCGAACGGGTCAACCCCGATACGGTCATGTGGTGCCGCGTGCAGGATCCGAAATGGGAAGCCGTACTGCGCGAGCAGGTGGAGATCCATGCGCGCGAAACCGGCAGTCGTTATGCCGAACTGCTGCTGCATAACTGGGACAGGACCCTGCCGCGTTTCTGGCATGTCGTACCCACGGAATATGCGCGCGTGATCGGTTTCGAGGCCCCGGCCATGGCCCGTGGCGCGTAA
- a CDS encoding NAD(P)-dependent oxidoreductase, with protein MAERMLKFVSVAQEQPDKRAAEARRNDFNEIYAEFVPAKAEAQASRCSQCGVPFCSVHCPLGNNIPDWLMMTAAGRMEEAYELSSATNTFPEICGRICPQDRLCEGNCVIEEGFESVTIGAVERYITDTAFDNGWVKPVKPVAERDGSVAIIGAGPGGLAAAVQLREQGYQVHVYDRYDRIGGLLMYGIPGFKLEKDIVLRRHKLLVESGIQFHLGKGIGDADGADSIAFSTLRARHDGVLIATGVYRSRDIGGPGAGLGGIVRALDYLTASNRVSLGDKVAQYDNGELNAAGKSVVVIGGGDTAMDCVRTAIRQGAKSVKCLYRRDRANMPGSVREVKNAEEEGVEFVWLAAPQAFEGEGHVTGVRAIRMKLGLPDASGRQSVEPVENSAYTLEADMVVKALGFDPEPLPTLWGQPELEVSRWGTLMVDRKTFMTSLPGVFAAGDIVRGASLVVWAIRDGRDAAAQMHAWLEELTAAQAEVAE; from the coding sequence TCAATGAAATCTATGCTGAATTCGTGCCCGCAAAGGCCGAGGCGCAGGCCTCGCGCTGCTCGCAGTGTGGCGTGCCGTTCTGCTCGGTGCACTGCCCGCTGGGTAACAACATCCCCGACTGGCTGATGATGACGGCGGCAGGGCGGATGGAGGAGGCATATGAACTGTCATCCGCCACCAACACCTTCCCGGAAATCTGTGGCCGCATCTGCCCGCAGGACCGTCTGTGTGAAGGCAACTGTGTGATCGAGGAAGGCTTCGAGAGTGTCACGATCGGCGCGGTCGAACGCTACATTACCGATACCGCGTTTGATAACGGCTGGGTGAAGCCAGTGAAGCCGGTGGCCGAACGTGACGGGAGCGTTGCCATCATCGGTGCCGGTCCCGGTGGCCTTGCCGCGGCGGTCCAGTTGCGCGAGCAGGGCTATCAGGTCCATGTCTATGACCGCTACGACCGCATTGGTGGCCTGCTGATGTATGGCATCCCCGGCTTCAAGCTGGAAAAGGACATTGTCCTGCGCCGCCATAAGCTGCTGGTGGAATCAGGCATCCAGTTCCATCTGGGCAAGGGCATTGGCGATGCGGATGGCGCGGACAGCATCGCGTTTTCCACCCTGCGCGCACGGCATGATGGTGTGCTGATCGCAACGGGTGTGTACAGGTCGCGTGATATTGGCGGTCCCGGCGCGGGGCTGGGTGGTATCGTGCGCGCGCTGGATTACCTGACCGCGTCCAATCGCGTCTCGCTGGGCGATAAGGTTGCGCAATATGACAATGGCGAACTGAATGCCGCGGGCAAGTCGGTCGTGGTGATCGGTGGTGGCGATACGGCCATGGACTGCGTGCGCACCGCCATCCGTCAGGGTGCGAAATCGGTGAAGTGCCTGTACCGCCGTGACCGTGCGAACATGCCTGGTTCCGTGCGTGAGGTGAAGAACGCCGAGGAAGAGGGTGTCGAGTTCGTGTGGCTGGCCGCTCCCCAGGCGTTCGAGGGCGAAGGCCACGTGACCGGCGTACGCGCCATCCGCATGAAGCTGGGCCTGCCCGATGCGTCGGGCCGCCAGTCGGTCGAGCCGGTGGAAAACAGCGCGTACACGCTGGAAGCCGACATGGTGGTCAAGGCGCTGGGTTTCGACCCCGAACCGCTACCCACACTGTGGGGGCAGCCGGAACTGGAGGTGTCGCGCTGGGGCACGCTCATGGTGGATCGCAAGACGTTCATGACCAGCCTGCCCGGCGTGTTTGCCGCAGGCGATATCGTGCGCGGGGCCAGCCTGGTGGTGTGGGCCATCCGCGACGGGCGGGATGCCGCAGCGCAGATGCACGCATGGCTTGAGGAATTGACGGCCGCACAGGCCGAGGTGGCGGAGTAA
- a CDS encoding M3 family oligoendopeptidase, with protein sequence MSKAYFSAPVSGAPGLSPLLEESGQPSGGAPALSGPPRWDLSDLYANPQDPQLTIDLDQADEDSQAFARVWQGRLAGVSGAELAQAIAEYQRIDEVLGRAGSYAQLLFAANTSDSDVARFAQSINERLTAISTHLLFFTLEINRIPDEGLAAQMSDPALAHWAPFLRDLRVFRPYQLSDEVEAVLHEKSVTGSAAWNRLFDETMAGLRVRVGGENTTLGNALDTMSSPDRSVRAGAARAIGDELGRNVKLFSLITNTLAKDKAIMDGLRHYPRPTSARNCANMVEDEVVDALVQAVTEAYPRLSHRYYALKTKWLGLEKLEYWDRNAPLTTQDEPLIPWADATRQVMAAYEGFDPRMGKVAKQFFDHAWIDAPPVPGKASGAFAHPTVPSAHPYLLLNYRGRTRDVMTLAHELGHGVHQVLAGRQGYLMSSTPLTLAETASVFGEMLTFRALLDAQTDPVRRRLMLAAKVEDMLNTVVRQVAFYRFETLVHEERRKGELLPARIGEIWRQTQAESLGPAFNFTPDYDVYWTYVPHFIHSPFYVYAYAFGDCLVNALYGVFRSGHPGFQDKYLDMLEAGGTKRHRELLAPFGLDAADPGFWQKGLDVIAGFIDELERV encoded by the coding sequence ATGTCCAAAGCGTATTTTTCCGCTCCCGTGTCCGGCGCGCCCGGCCTTTCCCCCCTGCTGGAGGAATCCGGCCAGCCTTCTGGCGGCGCACCCGCTCTATCGGGGCCGCCGCGATGGGATCTGTCGGACCTGTATGCAAACCCGCAGGACCCGCAGCTTACTATCGACCTTGACCAGGCGGATGAGGATTCGCAGGCGTTTGCCCGCGTGTGGCAAGGCCGTCTGGCTGGCGTGTCCGGTGCCGAACTGGCGCAGGCCATTGCCGAATACCAGCGTATTGATGAGGTGCTTGGCCGGGCGGGGTCATATGCCCAGCTCCTGTTTGCGGCCAATACGTCGGATTCGGATGTTGCGCGCTTTGCCCAGTCGATCAATGAGCGGCTGACCGCCATCTCCACCCACCTGCTGTTCTTCACGCTCGAGATCAACCGCATCCCTGATGAAGGGCTGGCAGCCCAGATGAGTGACCCGGCACTGGCGCACTGGGCCCCCTTCCTACGCGATCTGCGTGTTTTCCGCCCCTACCAGCTTTCTGATGAGGTTGAGGCGGTGCTGCACGAAAAATCGGTCACTGGTTCCGCCGCGTGGAACCGCCTGTTTGACGAGACGATGGCCGGCCTGCGTGTGCGTGTGGGGGGAGAAAATACCACGCTGGGCAATGCGCTTGATACCATGTCCAGCCCCGACCGCAGCGTGCGCGCCGGTGCCGCGCGCGCCATCGGGGATGAGCTGGGCCGCAACGTGAAGCTGTTCTCGCTGATTACCAACACGTTGGCCAAGGACAAGGCGATCATGGACGGGCTGCGCCATTACCCGCGCCCGACCTCGGCGCGCAACTGCGCCAACATGGTCGAGGATGAAGTGGTCGATGCGCTGGTGCAGGCCGTGACCGAAGCCTATCCCCGCCTGTCACACCGTTATTATGCGTTGAAGACAAAGTGGCTGGGGCTGGAAAAGCTGGAATACTGGGACCGCAATGCACCGCTGACCACGCAGGATGAACCGCTGATCCCGTGGGCGGATGCAACAAGACAGGTCATGGCCGCGTATGAAGGTTTTGATCCGCGCATGGGCAAGGTTGCGAAGCAGTTCTTTGACCATGCATGGATTGATGCGCCCCCCGTGCCGGGCAAGGCGTCAGGCGCGTTTGCGCACCCGACCGTGCCGTCGGCGCACCCCTACCTGCTGCTGAATTACCGTGGCCGCACGCGCGATGTGATGACACTGGCGCATGAACTGGGCCATGGCGTGCATCAGGTTCTGGCGGGCAGGCAGGGCTACCTCATGTCCAGCACGCCGCTGACACTGGCGGAAACCGCCAGCGTGTTTGGCGAGATGCTGACCTTCCGTGCATTGCTCGATGCTCAGACCGATCCTGTTCGTCGCAGGCTGATGCTGGCGGCCAAGGTGGAGGACATGCTCAACACCGTGGTGCGACAGGTCGCCTTCTACCGTTTCGAGACACTGGTGCATGAAGAACGCCGCAAGGGTGAATTGCTGCCTGCGCGCATTGGTGAAATCTGGCGCCAGACACAGGCTGAAAGTCTTGGCCCGGCCTTCAACTTCACGCCAGATTATGATGTGTACTGGACCTATGTCCCCCATTTCATCCATTCACCGTTCTATGTGTATGCCTATGCTTTTGGCGATTGCCTGGTAAACGCGCTATATGGGGTGTTCCGCTCCGGGCATCCGGGGTTTCAGGACAAGTACCTCGATATGCTTGAGGCTGGCGGGACAAAGCGGCATCGTGAACTGCTGGCCCCCTTCGGGCTGGATGCGGCAGATCCCGGTTTCTGGCAGAAGGGACTGGATGTGATCGCCGGATTTATTGATGAACTGGAGCGTGTCTGA